From Amycolatopsis sp. WQ 127309:
CGTCGGCGGCGTCGCCGTGGTCGGCGACGGCGAACTGCGCACCAGCGCGTTCCCGGGGAAGCCGTTGCGGGGTGAGCCGCGGTGAACGACCTCCTCGCCGACATCGAGACGCTCGTCCGGTGCGAGTCGCCGTCCGAGGACCACGACGCCGTCGCGCGCAGCGCCGAAGCCGTCGCGAAGATCGGCCGCCGCCTGCTGGGTGCCGAGCCGGACCGGATCGTCACCGACGGCTGCACGCACCTGCGCTGGCGGTTCGGCGACGGCCCGCCGCGCGTTCTGCTGCTCGGGCACCACGACACCGTGTGGCCACTGGGTTCCCTGCGCACGCACCCGTTTTCGATCACCGGCGGCGTCCTGCGCGGCCCTGGCTGCTTCGACATGAAGGCCGGCGTGGTGATGGCCCTGCACGCCGCCGCGGCGCTGGCCGACCGCACCGGCCTGGCGATCCTCGTCACCGGCGACGAGGAGATCGGCTCGCCGCTGTCCCGTTCGCTGATCGAGGAGGAGGCCCGCGGCTGCGACGCGGTGTTCGTCCTCGAAGCGTCCGCCGACGGCGGCGCGCTGAAGACCCGCCGCAAGGGCGTTTCCCGGTACTGGATCGAGGTCGAGGGCCGCGCCGCGCACGCCGGGCTCGAACCGGAGAAGGGCATCAACGCGGGGATCGAGCTCGCCCACCAGATCCTGGCGGTGGCCGCGCTCGCCGACGCCGAGCGGGGCACCACCGTCGTCCCGACCGCGCTGTCCGCCGGGACGACGACCAACACCGTGCCCGCCGCGGCCAGCGTCGCGGTCGACGCCCGCGTGTGGGACGCGGCCGAGCAGGACCGCGTCGACCAGGCCGTCCGGAGCCTGGAACCGGTGCTGCCCGGCTCGCGGATCCGGATCGCGGGCGGCATCAACCGCGCGCCGCTCGACGCCGTCGCGTCGGCGGATCTGTTCGCCCTGGCGAACTCCCTCGCGGGTGGCACGCTCACGTCCGCGTCGGTCGGCGGCGCGTCGGACGGCAACTTCACGGCCGGGCTGGGCGTTCCCACCCTCGACGGCCTCGGCGCGGTGGGCGGCGGCGCGCACGCGGACGACGAACACGTCGTCGTCGACCAGCTGCTCCCGCGCACCGCGCTGCTCGTCTCGCTGGCCAAAACCGTGCTGGCGAGCGGGACTTCGTCCGCCACGACCAACACCGGGGGCGAATCCGGTGCGGGACAACGGTGACGCGCCGGCCGTGTCCGGAAAGGATGGTCCCGTGACTGACGTTGTGACGAACACGGTCCCGTCCGTGCGGGACGAGGCGGCCCTCACGGCCACCGCTGCCGCCGCGGCTTCGGGGGCCGAGGTCCGTGAGCTCGCCGAGATCCCCGATCTGAACGCGGTGGCCCTGCTCTTCGAGACGATCTGGCAGCCCGAACCGGGCAGCCGGCCGGTGAACGCCGAGCTGCTCAAGGCGATGGTCGCCGCGGGCAACTACGTCGCCGGCGCCTTCGACGGCCCGCGGCTGCTCGGCGCCTGCTTCGGGTTCTTCGGCCGGCCCGCGAAAGGCGGACTGCACAGCCACATCGCCGGGGTCCTCCCGGCCGGGCTCGGCCGCGGGCTCGGCTTCGCGCTCAAGCTGCACCAGCGCGCGTGGGCGCTGCACCAGGACGTCCCGGTGATCTCCTGGACGTTCGACCCGCTCGTGCGGCGCAACGCCCACTTCAACGTGACCAAGCTCGGCGCCCGCCCGGCGCAGTACCTGCCCGACTTCTACGGCCCGATGCACGACAGCATCAACGGCTCGGGCGACACCGACCGGATCATGGTCGCCTGGGAGCTGGCGAGCCCCGCCGTGCGGGCCGCCGCGCTCGGCGAACCGGCGAGGTTTGACGCGGTCGCGCTGCGGGCGCGGGGCGCGTCGACCGCGCTGGCGGTCGGCCCGGACGGCAGCCCGGTGAGCGGGCCCGCGGACGGGCCGCTGGTGCTCGTCGCCGTGCCGCCGGACATCGAGGCACTGCGCCGCACCGACCCCGGCCGGGGCCGGTCGTGGCGGGCGGCGCTGCGGGAGGTGCTGGGCGGCCTGATGGCCGGCGGCGCCGAGGTCGTCGGGTTCGATCGTGCCGGTTTTTACGTTCTGGCCAAGGAGAAGCCGTGAAACTCAGTGGTGTGGAGCTCCTGCGCGTCCGGATGCCCCTGGTGGCGCCGTTCCGGACGTCGTTCGGCACGCAGGCCGAGCGCGAACTGCTGCTCCTGCGCGCGGTCACCTCCGACGGCGAGGGCTGGGGCGAGTGCGGCGCGATGGTCGACCCGCTGTACTCCTCGGAGTACGTCGACGGCGTCGAGCACGTGCTGCGGACCTTCCTCGTTCCGGCGCTCACCGCGGCCGGCGACCTGACGGCGAACAAGGTCGCGCCGCTGCTGGCGAAGTTCAAGGGCCACCGGATGGCCAAGGCGGCGCTGGAGATGGCCGTGCTCGACGCCGAGCTGCGGGCGCACGGCGTGTCGTTCGCGGCCGCGCTGGGGTCCACAAAGGACTCGGTGCCGTGCGGAGTGTCCGTCGGGATCATGGAGACCGTCCCGCACCTGCTCGACGTCGTCGGCGGCTACCTCGACGACGGGTACGTCCGGATCAAGCTCAAGATCGAGCCCGGCTGGGACGTCGAACCGGTGCGCGCGGTCCGGGAACGCTTCGGCGACGACGTCCTGCTCCAGGTCGACGCCAACACCGCGTACACGCTGTCGGACATCCCGCAGCTCGCCCGGCTCGACCCGTTCGAGCTGCTGCTGATCGAGCAGCCCCTCGAAGAGGAGGACGTCCTCGGGCACGCGGAGCTGGCCAAGCACATCCGGACGCCGATCTGCCTGGACGAGTCCATCGTCTCCGCGCGTTCGGCCGCCGACGCGATCACGCTCGGCGCGTGCCGGATCGTCAACATCAAGCCGAGCCGGGTCGGCGGATACCTGGAAGCGCGCCGGGTGCACGACGTCTGCGCCGCGCACGGGATCCCGGTCTGGTGCGGCGGGATGATCGAGACCGGGCTGGGCCGGGCGGCCAACGTCGCGCTCGCGTCGCTGCCCGGCTTCACGCTCCCAGGCGACACGTCGGCGTCGGACCGGTTCTACCGCGAGGACATCACCGAGCCGTTCGTGCTGGCGGACGGGCACCTGCCGGTGCCGTCCGGCCCCGGCCTCGGCGTGACGCCGATCGCGGGCCGGCTCGCCGAGGTGACCACGGCGAAGAGCTGGCTGGCCTGACCGGTTCGTCCGCCGCGATGAAAGTTTCCCCCGGTCTCGTCGGATTCGACGAACCGGTGGGGTAAGCGCAGGTCATAGCATCCCCGGCAACGCCGGTTCACCATCGGACGAGAGGCAGTCATGGCGAAACTCACCGACCTCGGGGCCTGGCTCGAAAGCCGGCTTCCCGCACTGCTGGCCGAAAACCACGTGCCGGCCGCGTCGGTCGCCGTGTACGCCGGCGGCGAGATCCTCGACCGCGCGGCCGGGGTGCTCAACAAGGCCACCGGCGTCGAGGCGGACGCCGACTCGGTGTTCCAGATCGGCTCGGTCACCAAGGTCTGGACGGTGACGCTGGCGATGCAGCTCGTCGACGAGGGGAAGCTGGACCTCGACGAGCCCGTCCGCCGGTACCTGCCCGGGTTCGCGCTCGCCGACGACGACGCGGCCGCGCGGATCACCGTCCGGCAGCTGATGTGCCACACCTCCGGCTTCGAAGGCGACATCTTCACCGACACCGGCCGCGGCGAGGACTGCGTCGAGAAGTACGTCGCCACCCTCCACGACGTGCCCCAGCTCTTTCCGCCCGGCGAGATGTTCTCCTACAACAACGCCGCGCTCTGCGTGCTCGGCCGGGTCGTGGAAGTGCTGCGGGACAAGGACTACAACCAGTGCCTGGGTGGTCACCTGTTCGTCCCGCTGGGACTGACGCACGCGGCGCAGAGCCCGTACGAGGCGATCCGGTTCCGCGCCGCGCTCGGCCACCTGTCGCCGGAGCCGTGCGCCGAGCCGGAACCCGCGGGGATCTGGGCGCTGGCGCCGTCGAACGCGCCGGCCGGGTCGATGCTCGCGATGCGGGCGCGGGACCTCGCGATGTTCGCCGGCATGCACCTGCGTGACGGCGAGGCCCCGGACGGCACCCGCGTGCTGAGCGCGGCGAGCGCCCAGGCGATGCGGGAACGCCTGGTGGAGCTGCCCGACCTCGGCCTGATGGGCGACGCGTGGGGGCTCGGCTGGTCGCTGTTCGACTCACCCGGCGGCGCCCTGGTCGGGCACGACGGCAACACGATCGGCCAGGCGTCGTTCCTGCGGGTCGCCCCGGAGCACGGCGTCGCCGTCGCGCTGCTGACCAACGGCGGCGACCCGATCCCGCTCTACACCGAGATCATCGGGCACGTCCTGCGGGAGCTGACCGGCATCGAGCTGACCCTCCCGCCGGTGCCGGACCCGGCCGCGCCGCGCGTCGACGCCTCCCGCTACGTCGGCGAGTACTCCTCGACGGTCGCGGACATCGTGGTCAGCCAGGACGACAGCGGCCGCGTCTGGGTGGAGCGCGTCCCGAAGGGGATCTTCGCCGAGCTGAGCGGCCCGGTGAAGAGCGAACTGGTCGCGATGAACGGCGACACGCTGATCCTCGCCGAGCCGATGCAGGGCATGTACATCCCGCACGCCTTCGTCGGCGACGACGGCACCGGCCACGCGCTGTACCTGCACACCGGCCGCGCCGACCGCCGGGTGCGCGCATGACCGCTGTCGAAGACGAGATCGCCGCGGTCTTCACCGCGGCGGGCGCGCGGGGCTTCGTCCACGCGCGGGAGATCGGCGGCGGCCCGGCCGAGGTGGCGCTCGGCGCCGACGACCCGGTGGTGCTGGCGTCGGTGTTCAAGATCCCGGTCGCCGTCGCCTACGCCCGCGAAGTGGTGGCGGGCCGCCTCGACGAAACCGAGCGCACCCGCGTCGGAAAGCGCTACCGCATCGGCGGGATCGGCACCGCCGGCTGCGCGGACGACGTCGAGATGAGCTGGCGCGACCTAGCGCTGTTCATGCTGACCATGAGCGACAACGCCGCCACCGACGTGCTCTACCACCGGATCGGCCAGGACGCCGTCGACCGCGTGCTCGCCGACCTGGACCTGAAGCGGACGCGGCTGATCGGCTGCTGCGAGGACCTCTTCGCCTCGGTCATGGCCGACCTGGGCGCCGACGGTGATCTCGACGCCGCGTTCGCCGGGGCCACTCCGGAGCAGACGTGGAAGCTCTCGGTGCTCGACCCGGACCGCACGACGTCGTCGACGCCCCGGGAGATCACCACCCTGCTCGACGCCGTCTGGACCGACCGCGCTGCAGAACCCGCCGCGTGCGAGCGGGTCCGCTGGATGATGGCGCGCCAGATCTGGCCGCACCGGATCTCCTCCGGCTTCGGTTCGGACGTCACGATCGCGGCCAAGACCGGCACCCTGCCGGCGGTCCGCAACGAAGCCGGCGTGCTGTCCTTTCCGGACGGACGCCGGTTCGCCGTCGCGGTCTTCACCCGCGCGGACTCGCTCGACGAACGGCAGCCCGCCGTCGACGCCGCGATCGGCGCGGCCGCCCGCCTCGCCGTGGACCACCTGCGGAAGGAAACCCCATGACCCCCACACGGACCGCGGTGGTCCTGCTCGGCGGGCTCGCCCTCGTGGCGACCGCCTGCGCGGGACCGGGAGACAACACCGGCTCGGGCCAGACCCCCGTCGAGGGCCAGACCTTCACCCTCGCCCTCGGCTCCGACCCGGGCAACCTCGACCCGCACATGTCGGTGCTGTCGGTGACCGGCCAGGTCGACAAGTTCCTGTACGACTCCCTGCTCGAGCTCAGCGCGGACGGCAAGCCCCTGCCGGAGCTGGCCGAGAAGTGGACCGCGACGTCGACCACCGCCGCCACCTTCACCCTGCGCCCGGGCCTCACCTGCGCGGACGGTGCCCCGCTGACCGCCGCCGACGTCGCGGCGAACATCGCGTTCGTCGGCGACCCGGCGAACAAGTCGCCGTTCGCCGGCATAACGGTCACGTCCGGCACCAAGGCCACCGCCGACGAGACCACCCGCACGATCACGGTCACCAGCGGCGCGCCGGACGCGTT
This genomic window contains:
- a CDS encoding M20 family metallopeptidase, with the protein product MNDLLADIETLVRCESPSEDHDAVARSAEAVAKIGRRLLGAEPDRIVTDGCTHLRWRFGDGPPRVLLLGHHDTVWPLGSLRTHPFSITGGVLRGPGCFDMKAGVVMALHAAAALADRTGLAILVTGDEEIGSPLSRSLIEEEARGCDAVFVLEASADGGALKTRRKGVSRYWIEVEGRAAHAGLEPEKGINAGIELAHQILAVAALADAERGTTVVPTALSAGTTTNTVPAAASVAVDARVWDAAEQDRVDQAVRSLEPVLPGSRIRIAGGINRAPLDAVASADLFALANSLAGGTLTSASVGGASDGNFTAGLGVPTLDGLGAVGGGAHADDEHVVVDQLLPRTALLVSLAKTVLASGTSSATTNTGGESGAGQR
- a CDS encoding GNAT family N-acetyltransferase, translated to MTDVVTNTVPSVRDEAALTATAAAAASGAEVRELAEIPDLNAVALLFETIWQPEPGSRPVNAELLKAMVAAGNYVAGAFDGPRLLGACFGFFGRPAKGGLHSHIAGVLPAGLGRGLGFALKLHQRAWALHQDVPVISWTFDPLVRRNAHFNVTKLGARPAQYLPDFYGPMHDSINGSGDTDRIMVAWELASPAVRAAALGEPARFDAVALRARGASTALAVGPDGSPVSGPADGPLVLVAVPPDIEALRRTDPGRGRSWRAALREVLGGLMAGGAEVVGFDRAGFYVLAKEKP
- the menC gene encoding o-succinylbenzoate synthase; this translates as MKLSGVELLRVRMPLVAPFRTSFGTQAERELLLLRAVTSDGEGWGECGAMVDPLYSSEYVDGVEHVLRTFLVPALTAAGDLTANKVAPLLAKFKGHRMAKAALEMAVLDAELRAHGVSFAAALGSTKDSVPCGVSVGIMETVPHLLDVVGGYLDDGYVRIKLKIEPGWDVEPVRAVRERFGDDVLLQVDANTAYTLSDIPQLARLDPFELLLIEQPLEEEDVLGHAELAKHIRTPICLDESIVSARSAADAITLGACRIVNIKPSRVGGYLEARRVHDVCAAHGIPVWCGGMIETGLGRAANVALASLPGFTLPGDTSASDRFYREDITEPFVLADGHLPVPSGPGLGVTPIAGRLAEVTTAKSWLA
- a CDS encoding serine hydrolase; its protein translation is MAKLTDLGAWLESRLPALLAENHVPAASVAVYAGGEILDRAAGVLNKATGVEADADSVFQIGSVTKVWTVTLAMQLVDEGKLDLDEPVRRYLPGFALADDDAAARITVRQLMCHTSGFEGDIFTDTGRGEDCVEKYVATLHDVPQLFPPGEMFSYNNAALCVLGRVVEVLRDKDYNQCLGGHLFVPLGLTHAAQSPYEAIRFRAALGHLSPEPCAEPEPAGIWALAPSNAPAGSMLAMRARDLAMFAGMHLRDGEAPDGTRVLSAASAQAMRERLVELPDLGLMGDAWGLGWSLFDSPGGALVGHDGNTIGQASFLRVAPEHGVAVALLTNGGDPIPLYTEIIGHVLRELTGIELTLPPVPDPAAPRVDASRYVGEYSSTVADIVVSQDDSGRVWVERVPKGIFAELSGPVKSELVAMNGDTLILAEPMQGMYIPHAFVGDDGTGHALYLHTGRADRRVRA
- a CDS encoding serine hydrolase yields the protein MTAVEDEIAAVFTAAGARGFVHAREIGGGPAEVALGADDPVVLASVFKIPVAVAYAREVVAGRLDETERTRVGKRYRIGGIGTAGCADDVEMSWRDLALFMLTMSDNAATDVLYHRIGQDAVDRVLADLDLKRTRLIGCCEDLFASVMADLGADGDLDAAFAGATPEQTWKLSVLDPDRTTSSTPREITTLLDAVWTDRAAEPAACERVRWMMARQIWPHRISSGFGSDVTIAAKTGTLPAVRNEAGVLSFPDGRRFAVAVFTRADSLDERQPAVDAAIGAAARLAVDHLRKETP